One region of Astyanax mexicanus isolate ESR-SI-001 chromosome 15, AstMex3_surface, whole genome shotgun sequence genomic DNA includes:
- the st6galnac gene encoding alpha-N-acetylgalactosaminide alpha-2,6-sialyltransferase 2, translated as MTGCLGHRSLMVAFLVLTAVLGFYVLCLSLDTKWSHQDQNTIYSHKRPPDSRGGSSNTSEEDLLTLKFLMIHTDEFEPRIKKLESQKDADPEIKSKRLIKPAKTVTVPNRTSRTNTTSRTSAPKAAVKPTVPDFIGDRYASDPVLIQTSCAESIRARVSGTNFSARFLGDVPVLQWADHFSPEEYRRLSRYPGAHGWGSVGIDVLNVSLAVLNTAANQEMFDDWGNRGNGSRCIRCAVVGNGGILKGSKKGEEIDQHHYVFRTNGAVIKGFEEDVGSRTSHYTFSTNTLRNSMRSYAGAGYHGPPLHTETRYVFLPDHDRDYILMRAAATHTAILQGPEKSAGPPQYFGANVTVEKFKMYHPDFIRYVRNRFLHSHMLNTRYKDIYRPSTGAVMLLAALHTCDEVNAYGFMTSDYNKYSDHYYDKTHHPVHFYANHDLQLEQKLWKELHDAGLMKLYMRT; from the exons GCCTCCGGACTCCAGAGGCGGCAGCAGCAACACGTCGGAGGAGGATCTGCTGACCCTGAAGTTTTTAATGATCCATACAGATGAATTTGAGCCGAGAATAAAGAAACTAGAATCTCAAAAAGACGCTGATCCGGAGATTAAATCCAAGAGATTAATAAAACCTGCTAAAACCGTCACGGTACCAAACAGAACCAGCAGAACCAACACCACCAGCAGAACCAGCGCTCCCAAAGCAGCTGTGAAACCCACAGTGCCGGACTTTATAGGAGACCGCTACGCCTCCGACCCTGTTCTGATTCAGACT AGCTGTGCGGAGAGTATCCGGGCGAGGGTGTCGGGGACGAATTTCTCGGCGAGGTTTCTGGGGGACGTGCCGGTGCTGCAGTGGGCCGATCATTTCTCCCCGGAGGAGTACCGCCGGCTCAGCCGCTACCCAGGAGCCCACGGGTGGGGCAGTGTGGGCATCGACG TGCTGAACGTCTCGCTGGCCGTCCTGAACACCGCGGCTAACCAGGAGATGTTTGATGACTGGGGGAACCGGGGGAACGGGTCGCGGTGTATCCGCTGCGCTGTGGTCGGGAACGGAGGAATTCTGAAAGGATCCAAGAAGGGCGAGGAGATCGATCAGCACCATTACGTCTTCAG GACGAATGGTGCGGTTATTAAAGGGTTTGAGGAGGACGTCGGCAGCCGCACCTCCCACTACACCTTCTCCACCAACACCTTACGCAACTCCATGCGCAGCTACGCCGGCGCCGGCTACCACGGCCCGCCCCTCCACACG GAGACGAGGTATGTTTTCCTGCCGGATCACGACCGGGACTATATTCTGATGAGGGCGGCGGCCACTCACACCGCGATCCTGCAGGGCCCGGAGAAAAGCGCCGG gCCTCCTCAGTATTTTGGAGCAAACGTGACCGTAGAGAAATTTAAAATGTACCATCCGGATTTCATCCGCTACGTCAGAAACAG GTTCCTTCATTCACACATGCTGAACACCAGATACAAGGACATCTACAGACCTTCTACTGGAGCCGTGATGCTGCTGGCAGCTCTTCATACCTGTGATGAG GTGAACGCCTACGGCTTCATGACGTCAGACTACAACAAGTATTCAGATCACTACTACGACAAAACTCACCATCCCGTACATTTCTACGCCAACCATGACCTGCAGCTGGAGCAGAAGCTGTGGAAGGAGCTGCACGATGCAGGACTGATGAAGCTGTACATGAGAACCTGA